In Akkermansia muciniphila, the DNA window AGGAGCAGGATGCCAGCCATAACACCCCGGCCAGCATGGCCGCTCCCCTGATGATGCCCGTGTGCATAGGTTATGTATGGACGGGAATACGGCGGATTGCAAGACGCTGATGCGTTTCCCTTCCGGGGAAAACGGTTTCTCCGGAGGTCCGGAGCGGTTACTGCGGACTTTCCGGATCCGGTTTTGATTTTGGTTGACTTGACTGGGCCGCTTGCGTAGCGTTGGTGCGATTCTGGGAACTTACTACAATAATAGATAACATAATGAGCAGACAGGCATTTTATCCACATCTCTCAGTGGATTGTGTGTTGATCGGGTTCGATGAGGAAGGGCTGAAGGTCCTTCTGGTTGAAAAGACGCATGTCGAACCCGGCCATACCGGCGCTATTTCCAAGCTGCCCGGTGATTTGATTTATGAGGAGGAAGAGCTGGACGCCGCGGCACGCCGCATCCTGTTTGACATGACGGGCATGTCTTCCCCCCATTTGGAGCAGTTCCATACCTTCGGCGCGCCGGCGCGCATCAAGAATCCGGCAGACCGGGAGTGGGTGGAGGCCGTTTCCGGCCAGAAGATCGGCCGGCTGGTGACGGTGGCGTATATGGCCATGCTGAGGATATCCACCAAGCTGCGCAAGTTAATGGAGAGCCACAAGACCCGCTGGGTGCCTGTGGACGGGCTTCCTGAACTGGCGTTTGACCACCGGGACATCATTGACCTGGCCCTGGAGAAGATACGTTCTTCCGTGAAGAAGGAGCCCGCGCTGATTTACGATATGCTGCCCGCCAAGTTTACGGCGCTCCAGCTCAGGAGGCTGAATGAGGAAAT includes these proteins:
- a CDS encoding NUDIX hydrolase, which produces MSRQAFYPHLSVDCVLIGFDEEGLKVLLVEKTHVEPGHTGAISKLPGDLIYEEEELDAAARRILFDMTGMSSPHLEQFHTFGAPARIKNPADREWVEAVSGQKIGRLVTVAYMAMLRISTKLRKLMESHKTRWVPVDGLPELAFDHRDIIDLALEKIRSSVKKEPALIYDMLPAKFTALQLRRLNEEIHGKPMDVRNFHKKIASRPYIVPLDEKEEGVAHRAARYYRFDRKIYNRLYYRS